The DNA region GCTGCGCCTTGGTGGTGGATTTGATGTGCCAGGTCAACAGCGGCGCATCGATTGCCTTCGCGACTTCCTCGGCCAGCACCGTCTTGCCGGTGCCGGGCTCGCCCTTCACCAACAGCGGGCGCTCGAGCACGATGGCGGCATTGACGGCGACCTTGAGGTCATCGGTGGCGACGTAATCCTTGGTACCCGTGAACTTCATCTATCTGTTTGCCTCGGTTCGTTCGCGCGACGCTCGAGCGTCCACACGAAACGACCGCCCTCGCAGCGGTCGCGTGTCCTGTCCAATGTCTTGTCATATTCAATTCTAGTTGAAAAAGCCGGGCGGTCTAGCGCGGATTCCGCACCGCAGCGGTGCCCGGGCCAGCGGCGCGCGCATAGTATGTCAGGCGTACTGTTTCCGCCCTGCGGAATGATTGTCACCCGCAAGCGAGGATGCGAGCACGGTGCGGTCGCGTCCCGAATTCTTGGCTTCGTAAAGCGCGAGGTCGGCCAGGCGGAGCAGTTCACTCTCACCGGTGATCGCAGCCGAGCGGCTGCCGACCCCGAGGCTGATCGAGACCCGTCCGCGCGCCGCCACGAGGTTCGGGATCGTCAGCGATCGCACCGTCAGGCGGATTGCCTCGGCCACCTTGAGCGCGTCCTGCTCGCCGACGCCGGGCAGGATGATCGCGAATTCCTCGCCGCCGTAACGCGCGGCGAGCGCAGTGGTGTTGTCGGTGGCATCGGCAATCACGCGCGCCACGCGCCGCAGGCACTCATCGCCGGCCTGATGGCCCTGGCTGTCGTTGAAACCCTTGAAGTGGTCGATGTCGACCATGATGAGGGAGATCTGCTCGCGATCACGAAACTCCCGCGGCAACGCAACATCGAAGCTCCGGCGATTGGCGAGCCCGGTCAGCCCATCGGTCGTCGCAAGGTCGGACAGGCGCGCGTTCAATGCGCTCAGTTCATCCTCCATGCTGCGGCGTTGCGTCACGTCGCGCAGCACGCCGACGACCTCGATCGCCCGGTGATCGTTGGCCGCACCGGCAAGCTTGAGGTTGATCTCGACCCAGACCTCGGAGCCGTCGGCGCGCTGGGTCTTGAATTCGACGGTTCGCGTCGTCTTCCAGTCCGTCAGATCCGCGGTCGCCTTGGTGACATCGGCGAGGCTGTCGGGGTGCACGAATGCGAAGCAGGATTGGCCGATCAGATCGGCCGGCTTGCGGCCCAGGATGGCCTCGACCGACTGCGAGACGAAGACGAATTTGCCGGCGCGATCGAGCCGGATCACGACATCGGCGACGTTGTCGGCAAGCAGGCGGTAGCTTGCCTCGCGCTCGCGCAGAACGGCCTCGATCCTGGCGCGGCGGCGGAACTGGGTCGACAGCAGCAGCGCCAGCATCGTCACCATTCCCATCACGATGATGGCGGCCATGGCGTCGTAGCGCAGGGTCTCGTGCCAGGCCGCAAGCACATCCTCCTCGGGCAGCGCGACGGTCACCACCAGCGGATAGAGCGAGGCGCGTTCGTAGCCGAGATACTTGCTGTAGCCGTCGAACGGGGAGACGGTCTTGGCGTAGCCGCTTTGGGCATCGCCGATCTTCGCCTTGAAGGCTGTCGAGGGATTGTTGTTCCATTTTCCCTCGGGCCAGTGTGCGAGCACGGTGCCGTCGGTGCGAAGCAGCGAAATTCCGGCATGCGGGCCGAATTTGAAGGCCTGGTAGAAACTGTCGAAATACGCCTCGTCGATCGCCGCAAGCATGACGCCGCCAAAGCTTCCGTCCTGGCTGGTGATGCGCCGCGACAGGATGATCGTGTCGCGTCCGGTTAACCGCGAGTGCAGGGGATCGCTGATGTGAAGCGACGGATCGGGCGAGTCGCGATGGGCGATGAAATAGGCGCGGTCGCCATTGTTGTGATGCGGGCTCTGGTCGAGGGAGGAATAGATCCAGTTGCCCTCGCTGTTCAGGACGCCCATCTCGCGGATCTGCGGCAGCGTCGCGACCGTGTTGCGCAAATAGAGATTGAACCGATCCTCCCGCGGCCGCTGATACTTCAGGAGGTCGACCATGCCGCTCATGGCGACATCGGCAGCCTGGATCGAATGCGATGCGTGCTCGGCCAGCGAATGGGTGAGATTGCGGATGTCGCGTTCGCCCTGCGCGAGCGCCATCGACCGGGCATCGAGCGCCTTCCATACGACAAGGCCCAGCACGCACGCCGTCATGACCGCCGCCACGGCAGTGATGATCGCCGCCGACGAGAATGGGCTCGGCAGTTTGGGGGAGGCGAGCGGCAAGTTGGTCGGGTCCACTGGCGTTTTGTTACCTCCAGTGATCAACGTCCCATCTTAACGTCACGTTTCGGGGCCGGGAGCCGAAGGTGGCCGGGGTGGTTAAGTGAAAGTGAATGGCTGGTCCGCAGGTCCGGCCTGGGGAGGGGCCCTTGACGCGACCTGCCGGGCGGGCGATCTAGGTAACCATGTTCCTGCAGTTCTTCACATCGCTGCGCGACGCCCAGGTCCCCGTCACCTTGCGGGAATATCTGACGTTGATGGAAGCGCTTGACGCTGACCTCGCCGATCAGACGGTCGAGAATTTCTACTATCTGTCGCGCGCAGCGCTGGTGAAGGACGAGCGCAACCTCGACAAGTTCGACCGCGTATTCGGCTCGGTGTTCAAGGGGCTCGAGAGCCTGCTCGATGCCATGGACAAGGCCGAGATCCCCGAGGAGTGGCTGAAGAAGCTCGCGGAGAAATATCTCACCGAGGACGAGAAGAAGCAGATCGAGGCGATGGGCTGGGACAAGCTCATGGAGACCTTGAAGAAGCGCCTCGAGGAGCAGAAGGGCCGTCACCAGGGCGGCAGCAAATGGATCGGCACGGCAGGCACCTCGCCCTTTGGTGCCCATGGCTACAATCCCGAAGGCGTCCGGATCGGGCAGGAGAAGAACCGCAACAATCGCGCCGTGAAGGTGTGGGACAAGCGCGAGTTCAGGGATCTCGACGGCAATGTCGAGCTCGGCATCCGCAACATCAAGGTGGCGCTGCGGCGCTTGCGCAAGTTCGCCCGCACCGGCGCACCGGACGAGCTCGATCTCGACACCACGATCAAGGAGACCGCCAACCACGGCTATCTCGACGTGCATATGCGGCCGGAGCGGCGCAACGCGGTCAAGGTGCTGGTGTTCTTCGATATCGGCGGCTCGATGGATTCGCATATCGAGCAGGTCGAGGAATTGTTCTCGGCGGCAAAAAGCGAATTCAAGCACATGGAGTATTTCTACTTCCACAACTGCCTCTATGAGGGCGTCTGGAAGCAGAACAAGCGGCGCTTCACCGACCGCACGCCGACCTGGGACGTGCTGCACAAATACCCGCACGACTACAAGGTGGTGTTCGTCGGCGACGCCTCGATGTCGCCGTACGAGATCATGGTGCCGGGCGGCTCGGTCGAGCATGTCAACGAGGAGGCCGGCTCGGTCTGGCTCGACCGCATCACCCGCACCTATCCGCATGCGGTGTGGCTCAATCCGGTGGCGCAGAAGCACTGGGACTATTCGGAATCCACCACCATCATCCGCCGCCTGTTCTCCGAGCGCATGTATCCGATCACGATCGAGGGTCTGGAAAACGCGATGAGGGAGCTGGTGCGGTAAGCGCACACGCGTCGCGCGCCGGCGGCGCGCCAACAACATCCAGGGAGAGCCCCATGCCCCAGACCATCCACCGCGGCATCAAGGTGATGATCGACGAGGCCAATGCCGAGATCGAGACCGTCAGCGCCAAGGATGCGATCACGCTGATCGGCAAGGACGATGTCGTGATCGTGGATATCCGCGACCCCCGCGAGATCGAGCGCGACGGCAAGATCCCCGGCGCATTCTCCTGCACCCGCGGCATGCTGGAATTCTGGATCGACCCGAACAGCCCCTACGCCAAGCCGATCTTCCAGGAAGACAAGAAGTTCATCTTCCACTGCGCCGGCGGCCTGCGCTCCGCGCTCGCCGCCAAGACCGCGAAGGACATGGGGCTGAAGCCGGTCGCCCATATGGGCGGCGGCTTCGCGGCCTGGCGCGATGCTGGCGGCCCGATCGAGAAGTGGGAGCCGAAGAAGAAGTGACGCGTGTGAGCTCTTAACCCCGCGTCATGCCCGGCCTCGTGCCGGGCATCCACGTCTTTGCCCGGCGCAAAGGAAGCCGTGGATGGCCGGGACCAGCCCGGCCATGACGAGAGAAAGAACCTGCGAGGGAGGAATCCATGACCGCCGCCGATCCGCTTGTTTCGACCGAATGGCTTGCCGCGCATCTCGGCGACACCAATGTCAAGGTGCTCGACGCGACCTTCAAGCTGCCGGGCGTGCTGCCGCTGCCGAAGGACGACTATCTCGCCGCGCATCTGCCGGGCGCTGTGTTCTTCGACGTCGACGCGGTGTCCGATCATTCCAATCCGCTGCCGCATATGTTCCCGAGCGCCGAGCAGTTCGGTCGCGATGTCGGCGCGCTCGGAATCGGTAATGCCGACACCGTGGTGATCTATGATTCCGGCGGCTGGGTCGCCGCGCCGCGGGCCTGGTGGATGTTCCTCTCCTATGGCCACAGCAATGTGCGCATCCTCAATGGCGGCTTGAAGAAGTGGCGCGCCGAGGGCCGGCCGGTCGAGAGCGGCGAGGCGAAGCCGAAGCCCGCCAGCTTCAAGGCGAGCTATGATGCGAAGCGCGTGCGCAGTATCGAGCAGATGATCACGAATGTCGAAAGCCGGACCGAGCAGGTGATCGATGCGCGCGCCGCCGACCGTTTCGAGGGCCGTGCGGCGGAGCCGCGGCCGGGCATCCGCGCCGGTCACATCCCGGGTGCGCGCAACGTGCCCTACAACAACCTGTTCGATGCCGCGACCGGCGCGATGAAACCGCTCGATGATCTGCGTGCCGCCTTCGCCGGCGCCGGCGTGAAGCTCGATGCGCCGATCGTCACGAGCTGCGGCTCCGGGGTCTCGGCTGGCGTGCTGACGCTGGCGTTGTATCGGCTCGGTGTTACCGACACCGCGCTTTATGACGGCTCCTGGTCGGAATGGGGCAAGGCCGACGGCCCGCCGATCGCGACGGGACCGGCCTGATCGGCAACCCTAGCGCCGGGTGGCAGGCACCGGTTGACCGAACGGATCGAGTTGCTGCTGAACCACCGCCTGCCGAACCCGGCGGGCGCGGACGACATGATGCCGCTCCTTGCGGCGTGCCGACTTGCTCGCCGTGCGGTGCTCCGGCTTCCGCCCGGCGTTCTTCTCGGTCGTCTTCGGAGCGGCCGCCGCCTCGACCGTAACCTCCGGCCCGCCCAGTGTCGCGATTCTGGTCGCAGCCGCGATCGCCTCGGGAGAGGGCGGCGGGGCCGGTTGTGCATCGACCGTCGCCGATGTGGTTGCGGCGGGCGTCGGCTCGATGGTCGTGGCCGGCGGCTCGATCACCGCGGCGAGCTTCGGTTCGGCGGACGCGGGCGCCGCGTCGGCGGTGGGCTGCGGGATGGGCGAGCTCTCTGCTGTCGGCGGAACGGGCTCTGCCGGCTGCGCCGATGGGGATGCCTCCACAGCTGGTGCCTCCTGCTTCGGTGCCTCAAGTGCTGGCGGATCGTCCGTCTTCACGGCAGCGACCTGCCGGGGCTCGGCTGGAGGCGGGGGCAATTCGGCCGGGGTAACCGGTTCGGATGCGGAGGCCTGCTGTGGTGCGGCGACAGTGGCCGTCACTTGGTCGGCCGGATCGGCCGGCGGCGGGGCTTCGATGCGCGCCATGGCGAGCACCGGCATCGGCTCGGGCCGCTGCGCGAATTGCGGCTCGCGCGGCGCAGGGCGTGCCGGAATGCTGGCGAACTCCTCGTGGGCCGCGCGCAGCAGTGCGGTTGCACCCAGGCCGAACACCAGAAGCGATGTCGCCAGCACGATCGCGACGAACAGGAAACGAAGGCCGGGGAGCATGGGCGCGGGTTCCCCCTCTGCGGGAGGTCTTGATGTCCAAGGGAACGCGGTGACCACACTCAGGAAAGCCGGCGTCGCAGGCAGCGAATCGGGCCGATTCGAGGATATCGCAACGCTTCGGGACTGTTTGTTACAAAATGCGGGCGATCGATGACTTCCGACACATGGACGGACATTCCTGAGACGTGAGACATGTTTACCGCAGCGTGACGCGAAATCACAAAATACCCGGAATGCCCCGGGTTTCGCGGAATTGTCTTGAATGCGCCGCTATCTTCCGTCATTGGGCCATTAACGGTCCGGTGTGGCTTGGGGACTATACAAGAGCAATGATGATCAACCGCATTCTGACGATTTGCGCCGCCACGGCGCTCGGCGTGGCGGGAACCTCGCTTGCGCATGCGCAGCAGGGCTATCCGGCTCCCCGCGGCCAGGTCTATTCGGCTGCTCCCGAGCCCTATTCGGCCGACGGCATGCCGGATTTCGACGCGATCAACGATGATGATGCACCGCCGGCGCGGAATTCGACTGCACTGCCGCCACCTGGCCCCGCCTATTCCGACCGCACGCCCCAGGGCCCGGTGATGTCGCCGGACGATCCGCGCTATGGCCGTCCGATGAACGCGCCGCCGGTCTATTCCGATCGTGCGCCCCAGGGACCGGTGATGTCGCCCGACGATCCCCGTTATGGCCGGCCGATGTCGCCGCCGCCGGTGATCTATGCCGACCGTCCGCAGGGCGGCCCGGCCCAGCAGGCCTATCCTGACAACGGCGTTCCCGCAGCCAACGTGGCCTATCCCGCCGCCCCGAACGGTGATCGCGGCGGCATGCGGCCGCCGGAGGCGGTCGGTGCCACGGGATCGGTGCCGCCGCAGTCGGCTCCGGTCGATGCCAACGGCAGGCCGCTGCAGATCGCGGCGCTGCCGCCCGATGAGCAGCCGGAAGACGGTCCGGCCCAGCTGGCGCCGAACCTGCGCCGCCAGGAAGTTGCATTCGCGACCAAGGAGCCGGCGGGCACCATCGTGGTCGATACGCCGAACACCTATCTTTACTATATCCTCGGCAACGGCCGGGCGATCCGCTACGGCGTCCGCGTCGGCCGCGACGGCTTCACCTGGACCGGCGTGCAGAAGATCACCCGCAAGGCCGAGTGGCCGGATTGGCATCCGCCGCCGGAGATGATCGAGCGCCAGCCCTATCTGCCGCGCTTCATGGCCGGCGGCCCCGGCAATCCGCTCGGTGCCCGCGCGATGTATCTGGGCTCGACCGTGTATCGAATCCACGGCACCAACCAGCCGTCGACCATCGGCAAGTTCGTCTCGTCGGGCTGCATCGGCATGCTGAACGACGACGTCTCCGACCTGTTCGATCGCACCAAGGTCGGCACCCGCGTTGTGGTGCTGCCCGGCAACCCGCCGCCGGGAACGGCGACCGCCTCAGCCGCGCCACCACCCGGTGGTCCTGTCGCCAACGCGGCTCCTGCGCCGCTGCCCGGCACGCAGCCGTCCAGCGTCCAGCCGCTGCCGGCGCCGGTCACGATCCGCTAACGCGGCTCACACGCAATCAACGAAAGGCGCGCCAACGGCGCGCCTTTTTGTTGCAACAAGCCTGCCGCCCCGACGTTGCCTCTGGAGAGGCAATGCGATGCAGGACTCCCGCCTGACCTATCCGCCGCTGAATACGCCGAAGCAGGTCACTGACGATGTCTGGATCGTCGACGGCCCCTTGATCCGGTTCGGCCCGCGCTGGTTCAGGATGCCGTTTCCGACGCGCGCGACGATCATTCGTCTGCCGGACCAACGGCTTTTCATTCACTCACCGACGCCATTGGCCGCCGAGCTCAAGACCGCCATTGCATCGCTCGGCGCACCGCACTGGATCATCGGACCGAACCGTCTGCACTATTGGTGGATTCCGGATTGGCATGCGGCCTATCCCGCGGCGCGCGTCTTCCTTGCACCTCGGATCAAGCAGCAGGCCGGCGAGCGGCTCGCGTGCGTTGGGGAGCCGCTGGAGCGAAGCTCGGGGTATCCCTGGGACGCGTGGATCGCGACGCTCCCGGTCTCCGGCAGTTACATGACCGAAATCGTCTTCTTCCACCGGCCGTCGCGGACCTTGTTGCTGACCGACCTGATCGAGAATTTCGAAGCGGAGCGGCTAAGCTCGCCCTTGATGCGGTTCCTGACCTGGCTGGGCCGCGTGCGCGATCCCGACGGCAGCACGCCGAGCGACTTGCGCGTAACGTTTTCGCGGGACCGGACCGCGCTGAGGGATGCTGTCGCCCGCATGATCGAATGGGATCCGGAGCGGATCATCCTCGCGCACGGACGCTGGTACGATCGTGACGGCCGCGCCGAGTTGCAACGCGCCTTCCGCTGGGTCTCGAAGCGGTAGCGCCGGACGCGGTTCCGTGGTCAGGCCAGCCGCCGCTGCGGCTCGCCGCCTTTGGTGAAGGCGTCGATGCAGGCGACCATCTGCTGATAGTGCGTCTCCAGGCCTTCGCGCGTCGCGTAGCCGAGATGCGGCGTGATCACGACATTGTCGAGCTTGCGGAACGGGTGGTCCAGCGGCAGCGGCTCGACCGCGAACGTGTCGATGCCGGCGCCGGCGATCTTCTTGTCGCGCAGCGCTGCGATCAGCGCGGCTTCATCGACGATCGGTCCGCGCGCGGTGTTGACGAGATAGGCCGACGGCTTCATCCGGGCGAGATCGGCCGGGCCGACCAGCCCGCGCGAACGCGGGCTCAGCACCACATGGATGGTGATGATATCGGCGGTCGCAAACAGCTCGTCCTTGCCGGCGTAGCCGACGCCGGCCTCCTTGCATTTCTCCGGCGTCAGGTTGGGGCTCCAGGCGATCACGTTCATGCCGAAGGGCTTCGCCATGCCGGCGACCTTGCTGCCGAGCTTGCCGAGGCCGATGATCCCGAGCGTCTTGCCTTCGATCTCGGTGCCGGCAAAGGTCTGCCAGGCCTCGCCGGCATGCATCCGGGCGTTCTCGCGGCCGATGCCGCGGGTCAGTTCCAGGATCAGGCCCATCGCCAGGGCCGCGGTTGGATCGCGGCCATATTGCGTGCCGCAAAACACGATCCCTCGCTCCTTGAGCGCCTCGGTGTCGATCGCGGCATTGCGCATCCCCGAGGTGATCAGGAGCTTCAGCTTCGGCAGCGCATCGATCAGGTTGCGCGGGAACGCCGTGCGCTCACGCATCGCGCAGATGATCTCGAAATCCTTCAGCTTCGCCGCGGCCTCCGCCTCACCGGCGAACGGCTGGTCGAACACGGTGACGTCGACCCGATCCTTGAGGCTCGGCCAGTCGGCCACCGAAAGCGCGAGGTCGAAGTAATCGTCGAGGATTGCACAGCGAAGCCGCGTCATCGGAAGGTCCATTCAGGGTTGGAGGCGACGGCGGAAATGAACCGTCGGGGACAACCTGATGGTCGCGCGCAATCGGCGGGCGCGCAAGCGGCCGCGGCTTCACCAAAGGGCGATTGTCACGCCGTCGGCGCGGACTTGTGCGCCTTCGCAGACCGGATGTCGGCGAGCATCGATTGCACCGCAGGCGACAACGCCATGTGCTTGGCGCGCCAGGCCGGGCCGGGGCCGCGCATATAGTGCAGTTCCGGGCGGTAGGGATTGAACGCCTTGGCGACAAATGCGTGCCAGAAGGCACGAAACTCGGCGAGCAGTGTCGGCCCGCTCTTCGGGTGCGAAAGGGATGCTGAAATGATGGTAGCCATGACGCGGCCTCTGTTGCCTTGGTCGCGGTTCTGCCGCGAAAATCGCCGGTTTTCGGCGCTGAAGACGACTTTTGGCCTGATTTATTAAAAGATAGTTTCAATTGTCGTGACTTGGCGCACACATGGTGTCAGACCCGTAATCACACGTGGTGAACGCCCGGAAAACGCATCTCGCGCGGTTGCGCTTTCGGGGGCCGGCCGCTACATCGGCGGCAGCAAAATTTCCTTACATCGGATCAATTTCGGGGACAGCGGATGGCTCGCCAGTTCGTCTATTTCATGCAGGGTCTGACCAAGAGCTATCCGACCCGCAAAGTGCTCGACAACGTCCATCTGAGCTTCTACCCGGACGCCAAGATCGGCGTGCTCGGCGTCAACGGCTCGGGCAAGTCGACCTTGCTCAAGATCATGGCCGGCCTCGACAAGGAATATAACGGCGAGGCCTGGGTCGCCGAGGGCGCCCGCGTCGGCTATCTCGAGCAGGAACCGCAGCTCGATGCGAAACTCTCGGTGCGCGAAAACGTCATGCTAGGCGTCGCCAAGCAGAAGGCGATCCTGGATCGCTACAACGAACTCGCCGTCAACTATTCGGACGAGACCGCCGATGAGATGACCAAGCTGCAGGACGAGATCGAGGCCCAGGGCCTGTGGGATCTCGACAGCAAGGTCGACCAGGCGATGGACGCACTGCGCTGCCCGCCTGACGATTCCGACGTCACCAAGCTCTCGGGCGGTGAGCGCCGCCGCGTCGCGCTGTGCCGTCTGCTGCTTGACCAGCCCGAGCTGCTGCTGCTGGACGAGCCGACCAACCATCTCGACGCCGAGTCGGTGTCGTGGCTGGAAGGCCATCTGCGCAACTATCCGGGCGCGATCCTGATCGTGACCCACGACCGCTACTTCCTCGACAACGTCACCGGCTGGATCCTCGAGCTCGACCGCGGCAAGGGCATCCCCTACGAGGGCAACTACTCGTCCTGGCTGGTGCAGAAGCAGAAGCGGCTCGAGCAGGAAGGCCGCGAGGACGCGGCGCACCAGAAGACACTGGCCCGCGAGCAGGAATGGATCGCATCCTCCCCGAAGGCGCGCCAGGCCAAGTCGAAGGCGCGCTATCAGCGCTACGAAGATCTGCTGAAACAGGCGAGCGAAAAACAGACCCAGACTGCGCAGATCACGATCCCGGTCGCCGAGCGTCTCGGCCAGAACGTCGTGGATTTCGAAGGCCTCAGCAAGGGCTTTGGCGATCGCATGCTGATCGACAATCTCACCTTCAAGCTGCCGCCGGGCGGCATCGTCGGCGTGATCGGCCCGAACGGCGCCGGCAAGACCACGCTGTTTCGGATGATCACCCAGCAAGAGACTCCCGACAAGGGCTCGATCACGGTCGGCGAGAGCGTGCATCTCGGCTATGTCGATCAGTCGCGCGACGATCTCGACGGCAAGAAGAATGTGTGGGAGGAGATCTCCGGCGGCAACGAACTGATCCTGCTCGGCAAGAAGGAAGTGAACTCGCGCGGCTACTGCTCGTCGTTCAACTTCAAGGGCGCCGACCAGCAGAAGAAGGTCGGCGCGCTGTCCGGCGGTGAACGCAACCGCGTGCATCTCGCCAAGATGCTGAAGTCGGGCGCCAACGTGCTGCTGCTCGACGAGCCGACCAACGACCTCGACGTCGACACGCTGCGCGCGCTGGAAGAGGCGCTGGAGGATTTCGCCGGCTGCGCCGTCATCATCAGCCACGATCGCTGGTTCCTCGACCGCATCGCAACCCACATCCTGGCCTTCGAGGGTGACAGCCACGTCGAATGGTTCGAAGGCAACTTCCAGGACTACGAAAAGGACAAGATGCGCCGGCTCGGCCAGGACAGCATCATTCCGCATCGTGTGAAGTACAAGAAGCTGACGCGCTGATTTGAGACGCCATCGTGCCCCGTGCAGGGCCGGGCATGACGAGCACCTGGAGCGAGCGTCGCACCAATCCGGCATTTGCAGGATCGTGACGGCATCGCGGCACGATCTGCGGCCAGTTGTCACTTTGCACGCGCGCGGGATTGCGTAGATAGAGCGCTCCGCAAATCCAAATCCTGCGAGCGATCCAACATGTCCGCCATTTCAGACGCGCCGGCCCCATCGAAGGGCCGGTCGCTGCGTCCCGTTCCCATGCTGATCTTCGGGTCGCGCTGGCTGCAATTGCCGCTCTATGTCGGCCTCATCATCGCCCAGGGCGTTTATGTCGTGCTGTTCCTGAAGGAGCTGTGGCACCTGTTCGCCCATGCCTTCGATTTCAGCGAGCAGCAGATCATGCTGGCGGTGCTCGGCCTGATCGACGTCGTGATGATCTCGAACCTCTTGGTGATGGTGATCGTCGGCGGCTACGAGACCTTCGTGTCGCGGCTCAATCTGCAGGGCCATCCGGACGAGCCGGAATGGTTGAGCCACGTCAATGCCAGCGTGCTTAAGATCAAGCTCGCGATGGCGATCATCGGCATCTCCTCGATCCATCTGCTGCGGACCTTCATCGAAGCCGGGGCGCTGTCGTCCGGCAAGGGCAACTACACCGAGACCGGTGTGATGTGGCAGACCATCATCCACTGCGTCTTCATCCTGTCGGCGATCGGCATCGCCATCGTCGACAAGCTGTCGAACGATTCGATCGAAGGCGCCAAGCAGCAGACCGCGCACTGATCGCGGCAGGCGGCTCTGCGGTTCACAGCAAGGCTGTGTTCACAGCAAGCCCGTGTCGTGATAAGGCTCACGCCACGAACATG from Bradyrhizobium genosp. L includes:
- a CDS encoding diguanylate cyclase; its protein translation is MDPTNLPLASPKLPSPFSSAAIITAVAAVMTACVLGLVVWKALDARSMALAQGERDIRNLTHSLAEHASHSIQAADVAMSGMVDLLKYQRPREDRFNLYLRNTVATLPQIREMGVLNSEGNWIYSSLDQSPHHNNGDRAYFIAHRDSPDPSLHISDPLHSRLTGRDTIILSRRITSQDGSFGGVMLAAIDEAYFDSFYQAFKFGPHAGISLLRTDGTVLAHWPEGKWNNNPSTAFKAKIGDAQSGYAKTVSPFDGYSKYLGYERASLYPLVVTVALPEEDVLAAWHETLRYDAMAAIIVMGMVTMLALLLSTQFRRRARIEAVLREREASYRLLADNVADVVIRLDRAGKFVFVSQSVEAILGRKPADLIGQSCFAFVHPDSLADVTKATADLTDWKTTRTVEFKTQRADGSEVWVEINLKLAGAANDHRAIEVVGVLRDVTQRRSMEDELSALNARLSDLATTDGLTGLANRRSFDVALPREFRDREQISLIMVDIDHFKGFNDSQGHQAGDECLRRVARVIADATDNTTALAARYGGEEFAIILPGVGEQDALKVAEAIRLTVRSLTIPNLVAARGRVSISLGVGSRSAAITGESELLRLADLALYEAKNSGRDRTVLASSLAGDNHSAGRKQYA
- a CDS encoding vWA domain-containing protein, which gives rise to MFLQFFTSLRDAQVPVTLREYLTLMEALDADLADQTVENFYYLSRAALVKDERNLDKFDRVFGSVFKGLESLLDAMDKAEIPEEWLKKLAEKYLTEDEKKQIEAMGWDKLMETLKKRLEEQKGRHQGGSKWIGTAGTSPFGAHGYNPEGVRIGQEKNRNNRAVKVWDKREFRDLDGNVELGIRNIKVALRRLRKFARTGAPDELDLDTTIKETANHGYLDVHMRPERRNAVKVLVFFDIGGSMDSHIEQVEELFSAAKSEFKHMEYFYFHNCLYEGVWKQNKRRFTDRTPTWDVLHKYPHDYKVVFVGDASMSPYEIMVPGGSVEHVNEEAGSVWLDRITRTYPHAVWLNPVAQKHWDYSESTTIIRRLFSERMYPITIEGLENAMRELVR
- a CDS encoding rhodanese-like domain-containing protein, which translates into the protein MPQTIHRGIKVMIDEANAEIETVSAKDAITLIGKDDVVIVDIRDPREIERDGKIPGAFSCTRGMLEFWIDPNSPYAKPIFQEDKKFIFHCAGGLRSALAAKTAKDMGLKPVAHMGGGFAAWRDAGGPIEKWEPKKK
- the sseA gene encoding 3-mercaptopyruvate sulfurtransferase, encoding MTAADPLVSTEWLAAHLGDTNVKVLDATFKLPGVLPLPKDDYLAAHLPGAVFFDVDAVSDHSNPLPHMFPSAEQFGRDVGALGIGNADTVVIYDSGGWVAAPRAWWMFLSYGHSNVRILNGGLKKWRAEGRPVESGEAKPKPASFKASYDAKRVRSIEQMITNVESRTEQVIDARAADRFEGRAAEPRPGIRAGHIPGARNVPYNNLFDAATGAMKPLDDLRAAFAGAGVKLDAPIVTSCGSGVSAGVLTLALYRLGVTDTALYDGSWSEWGKADGPPIATGPA
- a CDS encoding L,D-transpeptidase is translated as MMINRILTICAATALGVAGTSLAHAQQGYPAPRGQVYSAAPEPYSADGMPDFDAINDDDAPPARNSTALPPPGPAYSDRTPQGPVMSPDDPRYGRPMNAPPVYSDRAPQGPVMSPDDPRYGRPMSPPPVIYADRPQGGPAQQAYPDNGVPAANVAYPAAPNGDRGGMRPPEAVGATGSVPPQSAPVDANGRPLQIAALPPDEQPEDGPAQLAPNLRRQEVAFATKEPAGTIVVDTPNTYLYYILGNGRAIRYGVRVGRDGFTWTGVQKITRKAEWPDWHPPPEMIERQPYLPRFMAGGPGNPLGARAMYLGSTVYRIHGTNQPSTIGKFVSSGCIGMLNDDVSDLFDRTKVGTRVVVLPGNPPPGTATASAAPPPGGPVANAAPAPLPGTQPSSVQPLPAPVTIR
- a CDS encoding DUF4336 domain-containing protein; amino-acid sequence: MQDSRLTYPPLNTPKQVTDDVWIVDGPLIRFGPRWFRMPFPTRATIIRLPDQRLFIHSPTPLAAELKTAIASLGAPHWIIGPNRLHYWWIPDWHAAYPAARVFLAPRIKQQAGERLACVGEPLERSSGYPWDAWIATLPVSGSYMTEIVFFHRPSRTLLLTDLIENFEAERLSSPLMRFLTWLGRVRDPDGSTPSDLRVTFSRDRTALRDAVARMIEWDPERIILAHGRWYDRDGRAELQRAFRWVSKR
- a CDS encoding D-2-hydroxyacid dehydrogenase family protein gives rise to the protein MTRLRCAILDDYFDLALSVADWPSLKDRVDVTVFDQPFAGEAEAAAKLKDFEIICAMRERTAFPRNLIDALPKLKLLITSGMRNAAIDTEALKERGIVFCGTQYGRDPTAALAMGLILELTRGIGRENARMHAGEAWQTFAGTEIEGKTLGIIGLGKLGSKVAGMAKPFGMNVIAWSPNLTPEKCKEAGVGYAGKDELFATADIITIHVVLSPRSRGLVGPADLARMKPSAYLVNTARGPIVDEAALIAALRDKKIAGAGIDTFAVEPLPLDHPFRKLDNVVITPHLGYATREGLETHYQQMVACIDAFTKGGEPQRRLA
- the ettA gene encoding energy-dependent translational throttle protein EttA codes for the protein MARQFVYFMQGLTKSYPTRKVLDNVHLSFYPDAKIGVLGVNGSGKSTLLKIMAGLDKEYNGEAWVAEGARVGYLEQEPQLDAKLSVRENVMLGVAKQKAILDRYNELAVNYSDETADEMTKLQDEIEAQGLWDLDSKVDQAMDALRCPPDDSDVTKLSGGERRRVALCRLLLDQPELLLLDEPTNHLDAESVSWLEGHLRNYPGAILIVTHDRYFLDNVTGWILELDRGKGIPYEGNYSSWLVQKQKRLEQEGREDAAHQKTLAREQEWIASSPKARQAKSKARYQRYEDLLKQASEKQTQTAQITIPVAERLGQNVVDFEGLSKGFGDRMLIDNLTFKLPPGGIVGVIGPNGAGKTTLFRMITQQETPDKGSITVGESVHLGYVDQSRDDLDGKKNVWEEISGGNELILLGKKEVNSRGYCSSFNFKGADQQKKVGALSGGERNRVHLAKMLKSGANVLLLDEPTNDLDVDTLRALEEALEDFAGCAVIISHDRWFLDRIATHILAFEGDSHVEWFEGNFQDYEKDKMRRLGQDSIIPHRVKYKKLTR